A window of the Brassica oleracea var. oleracea cultivar TO1000 chromosome C1, BOL, whole genome shotgun sequence genome harbors these coding sequences:
- the LOC106298472 gene encoding 50S ribosomal protein L9, chloroplastic: MASSSLSLSWSSSLCSSHTFNVVGNETLKVSQRRSTLEVVAQKKAKKLRKVILKEDVLDLGKQGQLLDVKAGFFRNFLLPTGKAQLMTPLLLKEMKMENERIEAEKQRVKEEALQLATVFETVGAFKVKRKGGKGKQIFGSVTAQDLVDIIKAQLQRDIDKRLVSLPEIRETGEYIAELKLHPDVTARVRLNVFAN, translated from the exons ATGGCTTCTTCGTCTTTGTCACTCTCGTGGAGCTCCTCGCTTTGTTCGTCTCACACCTTCAATGTCGTCGGAAATGAAACACTAAAAGTATCCCAGCGAAGGTCTACTTTGGAGGTTGTTGCCCAGAAGAAAGCCAAGAAACTCCGCAAG GTAATCTTGAAAGAGGATGTGTTGGACTTGGGCAAGCAAGGGCAATTACTGGACGTGAAAGCGGGTTTCTTCAGAAACTTCCTCTTGCCCACTGGAAAGGCTCAGCTCATGACTCCGCTTCTGCTCAA GGAAATGAAGATGGAAAACGAAAGGATAGAGGCAGAAAAGCAAAGG GTGAAAGAAGAGGCGCTACAATTGGCTACCGTATTCGAAACCGTTGGGGCTTTCAAGGTTAAACGCAAGGGCGGTAAGGGCAAACAAATATTTGGATC TGTCACAGCACAAGACCTTGTTGACATCATCAAGGCGCAGCTCCAAAG GGATATAGACAAGCGCCTTGTCTCTCTTCCGGAGATCCGTGAAACGGGAGAATACATAGCCGAACTCAAACTTCACCCTGATGTCACTGCTCGCGTTAGGCTCAACGTTTTCGCCAACTAA
- the LOC106298381 gene encoding cation/H(+) antiporter 4 — protein sequence MEFGDDMSLYLRDTWREANTICGVLPMNPSSSGIWPSTKLQDPKANIEFWNYMFPHVEIIFLIVTVLWQFFHFFFKRLGMIRFTSHMLTGILLSKSFMKENTPARNFFSTEDYKDTLFGLVGACSYMMFWFLMGVKMDLSLVRNTGKKAITIGLSSVLLSITVCSFIFFVILRDVGTKKGEPVVNFFEIIFIYSIQCLSSFPVIGNLLFELRLQNSELGRLAMSSAVISDFSTSVLSAVLVFLKELREEKTRLGSIFIGDVVVGNRPLKRAGTGVVFVCFAIYVFRPLMFVIINRTPSGRPVKKFYIYLIIILVFGSAVLADWCKQSIFIGPFILGLAVPHGPPLGSAIVQKFESAVFGTFLPFFVATSAEEFDTSMLHSWTDFKSIFIIVFVSFVVKFALTTLPALLFRMPANDCLALSLIMSFKGIFEFGAYAFGFQRGSIRPVTFTILSLYILLNSAIIPPILRRIYDPSRMYAGYEKRNMLHMKPNSELRVLSCIYRTDDIHPMINLLEATCPSRESPVATYVLHLMELIGRASPVFISHRLQTRKSEDTSYNSESVIASFDQFHKDFFGSVFVSTYTAISVPKTMHGDICMLALNNTTSLIILPFHQTWSADGSAIVSDSIMIRKLNKSVLELSPCSVGIFIYRSNNGRRTIRETAANFSSYQVCMLFLGGKDDREALTLAKRMARNARIKITVVCLVSSEQRAKQVTDWDRMLDLELLRDVKSNVLEGVSIIYSEQVVDDASQISTLLKSIANEYDLFIVGREKGRKSVFTEGLEEWSEFEELGVVGDLLASQDLKCQASVLVIQQQQQMI from the exons ATGGAGTTCGGAGATGATATGAGTCTTTACCTTAGAGACACATGGAGAGAAGCAAACACAATCTGCGGCGTCCTGCCCATGAATCCGAGCTCGAGCGGGATATGGCCATCCACTAAGCTCCAAGATCCTAAAGCCAACATTGAGTTCTGGAACTACATGTTTCCACATGTTGAGATCATTTTCCTCATCGTCACCGTGCTATGGCAATTCTTCCATTTCTTCTTCAAACGTCTTGGCATGATTCGTTTCACTTCCCACATGCTT ACAGGAATTCTTCTCAGCAAGTCGTTTATGAAAGAGAATACACCCGCGAGGAATTTCTTTTCGACAGAAGACTACAAAGACACTCTGTTTGGTCTGGTTGGTGCGTGTTCTTACATGATGTTCTGGTTCTTGATGGGAGTTAAAATGGACTTGAGTCTAGTCCGCAACACAGGGAAGAAAGCCATCACCATCGGCCTCTCCTCTGTGTTGCTCTCTATAACGGTTTGCTCCTTCATCTTCTTCGTCATCTTAAGAGATGTAGGAACCAAAAAGGGAGAACCGGTTGTGAATTTCTTCGAAATCATCTTCATCTACTCCATCCAATGCCTTTCGTCCTTTCCTGTAATCGGAAACCTTCTTTTCGAGCTGAGGCTGCAGAACTCAGAGCTTGGCCGTCTCGCTATGTCATCTGCTGTGATCAGTGACTTCAGCACCTCGGTCCTCTCTGCGGTTCTCGTCTTCTTAAAGGAACTCAGGGAAGAGAAAACTCGGCTTGGTTCCATATTCATCGGAGATGTTGTTGTCGGAAACCGTCCTTTGAAGCGTGCAGGGACAGGGGTGGTCTTTGTTTGTTTCGCCATATACGTTTTCAGGCCACTGATGTTCGTTATCATCAACAGAACACCTTCTGGTCGTCCCGTGAAGAAATTCTATATATATTTAATCATCATTCTTGTGTTTGGATCAGCCGTTCTTGCGGATTGGTGCAAGCAATCTATTTTCATCGGACCTTTTATTCTAGGCCTAGCGGTTCCGCACGGACCGCCTTTGGGATCTGCCATCGTCCAGAAGTTCGAGTCCGCGGTTTTCGGCACATTCCTTCCCTTCTTCGTGGCTACATCCGCCGAAGAGTTTGATACTTCTATGTTACACTCTTGGACAGATTTCAAAAGTATCTTCATCATCGTGTTTGTATCCTTTGTCGTCAAATTCGCCCTCACGACACTCCCTGCCTTGTTGTTCCGTATGCCCGCAAATGACTGCCTTGCTCTGTCTCTTATTATGTCCTTTAAAGGCATCTTCGAGTTCGGCGCTTATGCGTTTGGGTTCCAAAGAGGA TCTATTCGGCCTGTGACCTTCACCATCTTATCTCTTTACATCTTGTTGAACTCTGCAATCATACCTCCGATCTTGAGACGTATATACGATCCTTCGAGGATGTATGCAGGATACGAGAAGCGGAACATGCTTCACATGAAACCAAACTCCGAGTTGAGGGTTCTGTCGTGTATCTACAGAACCGACGACATTCATCCCATGATCAATCTCCTTGAAGCTACTTGTCCTTCAAGAGAAAGTCCTGTAGCTACTTACGTCCTTCACTTGATGGAGCTCATAGGACGAGCTTCTCCGGTTTTCATCTCTCACCGTTTGCAAACAAGAAAAAGCGAGGACACTTCTTATAACTCCGAGAGCGTCATTGCCTCCTTTGATCAGTTCCACAAAGATTTCTTCGGCTCTGTTTTCGTCAGCACTTACACGGCTATATCTGTTCCCAAGACGATGCATGGAGACATATGTATGCTCGCTTTGAACAACACAACGTCTCTCATCATCCTTCCTTTTCACCAGACTTGGTCTGCTGATGGATCTGCCATTGTTTCCGACAGTATCATGATCCGGAAACTGAACAAGAGCGTCCTCGAGCTCTCTCCTTGCTCTGTCGGAATCTTCATCTACCGGAGCAACAATGGCAGGAGAACGATCCGAGAGACGGCTGCAAACTTCTCATCTTACCAAGTATGCATGCTTTTCCTTGGAGGTAAAGACGATAGAGAAGCCTTAACACTCGCCAAGCGAATGGCTCGTAACGCACGGATAAAGATCACAGTGGTTTGTCTGGTCTCTTCTGAACAAAGAGCCAAACAAGTAACTGATTGGGATCGAATGCTCGATTTAGAACTGCTCAGAGACGTGAAGAGCAATGTTCTTGAAGGTGTCAGCATTATCTACTCCGAGCAAGTAGTGGATGACGCCTCACAAATATCAACACTGTTAAAATCGATTGCAAATGAATATGATCTGTTCATCGTCGGAAGAGAGAAAGGAAGGAAGAGTGTTTTCACAGAAGGGCTTGAGGAATGGAGTGAGTTCGAAGAACTTGGCGTGGTTGGAGATCTCTTGGCTTCACAAGATCTTAAATGCCAAGCTTCGGTATTGGTGATTCAGCAGCAACAGCAGATGATTTAG